The Calliphora vicina chromosome 3, idCalVici1.1, whole genome shotgun sequence genome contains a region encoding:
- the LOC135955025 gene encoding peptidoglycan-recognition protein SD-like, protein MAANFVVGVLALLSLMSFVLGDVNIVTRTEWNAKEPTNALTPLELPVSRVIIAHTAGNDCSTKDLCSQQVRNIQNYHMTKFHIDDIAYNFLIGNDGNVYEGRGWTNQGALVKGYNVGSFGIVFMGNFMKELPSEKALVAAKALMEKLVNLQKLKEDYKIYAHSQLMPTISPGDALLAEIKTWPKWTNQI, encoded by the exons atgGCTGCAAACTTTGTCGTGGGAGTACTGGCATTATTGAGTTTAATGTCATTCGTTTTGGGAGACGTTAATATAGTAACACGAACAGAATGGAACGCCAAGGAACCAACGAACGCCTTAACACCTCTTGAGTTGCCAGTTAGTCGAGTAATAATTGCTCATACGGCAGGAAATGATTGCAGTACAAAA GATTTATGCTCCCAGCAAGTACGCAACATTCAAAATTACCACATGACCAAATTTCATATCGATGATATTGCTTACAATTTTCTGATCGGAAATGATGGAAATGTGTATGAAGGACGAGGTTGGACTAATCAAGGTGCTTTAGTTAAGGGCTATAATGTCGGTTCATTTGGTATTGTTTTTATGGGAAATTTTATGAAGGAGTTACCCAGTGAAAAGGCTTTAGTAGCGGCCAAAGCATTAATGGAAAAATTGGTGAATTTGCAAAAACTTAAAGAGGATTACAAAATCTATGCCCATAGTCAACTTATGCCTACAATTAGCCCCGGAGATGCTCTCTTGGCTGAAATCAAAACATGGCCCAAATGgacaaatcaaatttaa